ACTTCATATATGTTTCTTTCGACCTATCTCCATTTCTGACAATATACTTGCTTTTATAGTAGTTTACATTTTTTTAGAAAGTATTCCTAAAACAAGTTCATTTCCCTTGCGCCAGCTTTTGGAAGTTTTCCAATATGAGAATTCCCACTTAAtattcttcttcaacttctccTTCTCAATTATCAGGTTGCATggtgaaagttttttttttttttttttttgcatggtgaATGTCTATGGGAATAAACACCAGttttttcatgtaatttaaCCTAGAAGACAAAGCGGAGAAAACTTAATTCAGGTAGCCATTTACTGCTTGCTGCTACAATTAATAACACAGTCCAAACTTTTAATGCTTATCTAGAAAATTAAGCTCATTAATAAGTGATTGCCATCAGGGAGGCTCTGGGAAGAAGGGTGATTCTGCTGTTTGTTGGGATGAATTGTGGTTGTGTTTCCATCAGATCATTTTCTACGCGATGATCTGGTCtctacatatgtatatatatctattctGGTTTGATACTGTTCTCTTCGATCGACTGGATTTTGTAACAAtctacttgattaaaaaaattcgaTGTTTAATATCAAAAAATGTGATTCCCATCAAGcccttttaaaatatttaggtaCCTCAGGAACAGATTGAGATGCTTCCTTTAGGGTATATAAACACTGCTCTCTATGATCTACATTCTACAGCAACATGATGACTACTCTGCAGCCGTTTGATCTCATCAAAAAgacatatttgataaaaaaaattatttaaaaaagttcATAAAAAGATAGCTAGTTTATATTTAACTTGAtaatcttaaaagaaaaagaaaccaaTATGATTGAGGATGACGGAGTGTAtgcacatgcatgcatgcatgcatacagTTCCTTGTTCtatagtatatatatactagcaATAGCTGAAGTCCTGTACTATGGATGAAAATAATTGGGGATCCATCAAGAATTCATTTatctaattatataaataaatatgtttttatgttACAGTTATTATTTCGGTAAATAGATACAACAATAAGAGTATAATAATTCTCTTGCAGTTGCTTCGTCTCTAACATTTGgggattttatatatatatatacacagcaGGATGAATGGGTAGTTTGCCGAGTGTTCCAGAAGAGTGCAGCCGGGAAAAAGTACCCCTCCAACCACTCCAGGGCAGTGAATCCCTACAATCTGGAAGCAGCTCCAAACGCCATGCCCTCCCAGATGATGCCTGCGGCCGAGTTCCCGATGGGAAGAAACTATATGAGCAACGCCGAGCTGGCAGAGATTTCTAGGGTTTTCAGAGGCGGCTCAACCAACTCTGCTGCGAGCTTCCCTCTCCAATCCCAACTAAACTACCCAGCCGCCGCCGGAGGCGGAGGCTGCTTCACCATTTCTGGCCTGAACCTGAACCTCGGAGGGGCGGGCTCGGCGGCGCAGCCCATGCTTCGGCCGGTGCCCCCCCACCCGCAGCTGGTGATGAACCAGCACGACGTGACTTCCGCCATGTTAACCAGCGGCGCTCTTGCCGGTGATGCAGTCTACGGCGGCGAGTTGAGTAACCCACATGGCGGCGCGGGCAGGTTCATGGG
This genomic stretch from Diospyros lotus cultivar Yz01 chromosome 1, ASM1463336v1, whole genome shotgun sequence harbors:
- the LOC127807167 gene encoding NAC domain-containing protein 92 isoform X1 translates to MEGELKEETLPPGFRFHPTDEELITYYLVNKISDPNFTARAIADVDLNKCEPWDLPGKAKMGEKEWYFFSLRDRKYPTGVRTNRATNTGYWKTTGKDKEIFNSVTAELVGMKKTLVFYRGRAPRGEKTNWVMHEYRIHSKSTFRTTKQDEWVVCRVFQKSAAGKKYPSNHSRAVNPYNLEAAPNAMPSQMMPAAEFPMGRNYMSNAELAEISRVFRGGSTNSAASFPLQSQLNYPAAAGGGGCFTISGLNLNLGGAGSAAQPMLRPVPPHPQLVMNQHDVTSAMLTSGALAGDAVYGGELSNPHGGAGRFMGMEHCVDMDNYWPPY
- the LOC127807167 gene encoding NAC domain-containing protein 92 isoform X2 is translated as MEGELKEETLPPGFRFHPTDEELITYYLVNKISDPNFTARAIADVDLNKCEPWDLPGKAKMGEKEWYFFSLRDRKYPTGVRTNRATNTGYWKTTGKDKEIFNSVTAELVGMKKTLVFYRGRAPRGEKTNWVMHEYRIHSKSTFRTTKDEWVVCRVFQKSAAGKKYPSNHSRAVNPYNLEAAPNAMPSQMMPAAEFPMGRNYMSNAELAEISRVFRGGSTNSAASFPLQSQLNYPAAAGGGGCFTISGLNLNLGGAGSAAQPMLRPVPPHPQLVMNQHDVTSAMLTSGALAGDAVYGGELSNPHGGAGRFMGMEHCVDMDNYWPPY